From the Perognathus longimembris pacificus isolate PPM17 chromosome 9, ASM2315922v1, whole genome shotgun sequence genome, one window contains:
- the LOC125357532 gene encoding putative KHDC1-like protein, which yields MDMCSLSMGAWWTEPENFSAPLVFYLEEEQEEEIFGQEDRYLRCMEEHSHTLIQLEPWFTVTGHTRVTVVGPPRARQWLMGMIWLLEHKDFHYRARGYQMLQSVRSQPLTKEDLAACLRVQLDSLVVKGYQDK from the exons ATGGACATGTGCTCTCTCAGCATGGGAGCATGGTGGACCGAGCCTGAAAATTTCAGTGCTCCATTGGTTTTCTAcctggaagaggagcaggaggaggagattttCG GACAGGAGGACAGATACCTTCGCTGCATGGAGGAGCACAGCCACACCCTCATTCAGCTGGAGCCCTGGTTCACCGTCACAGGCCACACTCGAGTCACCGTGGTGgggcccccaagggccaggcaatGGCTGATGGGCATGATATGGCTTTTGGAGCACAAGGACTTTCACTATCGAGCTCGAG gctaccaGATGCTGCAAAGTGTCCGGAGCCAGCCACTAACCAAAGAAGACTTGGCCGCCTGCCTCCGTGTGCAGCTGGACTCCTTGGTGGTGAAAGGCTACCAGGACAAGTGA
- the LOC125357638 gene encoding protein BRAWNIN-like: MPAGMSWPSYLKMAAASLLAMCASAQVVHSYYRPHLTRPESPPKPGELKTELLGLKERQHKPQVAEQ, encoded by the coding sequence ATGCCTGCGGGCATGTCCTGGCCTAGTTATCTGAAAATGGCAGCGGCCAGCCTCCTGGCCATGTGTGCCAGTGCCCAAGTGGTGCACAGTTACTACCGGCCCCACCTGACAAGACCTGAAAGTCCACCAAAGCCTGGAGAACTCAAAACAGAGCTCTTGGGACTAAAAGAGAGACAACACAAACCTCAGGTCGCAGAGCAATAA